The Shewanella halotolerans region TCTACCCAGCAAAAATATTAAATATTGGCGATTATTATCAATGAGTTAATAAAGAACGTAAATCGAGGAAACGTTGGATAAGGTGTGTAGGTATGTCTGAGGGTATCGAAAATAGGGCCAAAAATGTTCCCGACATTTTTCGGCATTCCCGACATCCATGTCGGTCAGATGTTTTCGTTAAGCGGCCAGGGATGGCTTTACAGCGTCCCGAAGACGTACCTGCACATAAGGTCGTTCTATCGCATCCATGCGATCACGACATTCATAAATCCCTAAACCACACCCGCGAAAGGCGATTAACAGAAATTATGGTAAGATATACAATCACCTATATAAATGACAACTCAGCGCAAAGTTAATAATTTGCTCTTTACCTCACAGGCTCAGTTCCAAACCGTTATTAAAGAGAGCCCGCGCTAATCCCCACCATTCTGGGTCTCAAGAAGACCTCCCCTGACAACACCCGCCAAGTTGTATTGGCGGACACTTCACCGTGCCGTAGGAGCAGAAGACGCAGCAGTCGCCGGGGAGGGGTTTGAGAATCTCGTGGCAGCCCTGGCACTCGTAGAAGAACTGGCAGGCGTCCTGGGGCATGGTCTCCACACGCTTGTGACCGCAGTGGGGACAGGTGATCTCAGATTCGAGTTGGATTGGGTTCGCCATAAAAACCTCACACAAGGATCATCACCTCAAGTTACGCCCATTAGGTGTAAATAAACAGCGCTTGGCTCACATTGCAGTAAGCAAAAACCTCGACTATTACCTAGCCAAAAACCGCGCGAAACACCAATGCAGGCACAAGATAGTTTCTCAAGCCGTGTAAAGCATTGTGACTCCGCACTGAACCAAGTGTAACCCCCGATTTACTTGGCTTTGCACATATTTCGCAAGCGGCACAGCCTCGGGTCATAGTGATAGCCACTATACCTAAAAGATCTCCCCTCGCTTGATCAAGCCTGATCGATTAGGAGTCGCTATGAACAGCCACACATTC contains the following coding sequences:
- a CDS encoding GDCCVxC domain-containing (seleno)protein, which produces MANPIQLESEITCPHCGHKRVETMPQDACQFFYECQGCHEILKPLPGDCCVFCSYGTVKCPPIQLGGCCQGRSS